One stretch of Zhihengliuella flava DNA includes these proteins:
- a CDS encoding iron chaperone produces MTPHADHDSYIAAAPEPFRPALQHLRGVLAQALPDAEEMTAYNMPGFSVQGRVVASYAAFSKQLGLYVLGPAIATHAEELRAAGLKPSKTGVTFPAHKMPADQLVERLVRTSREHLDG; encoded by the coding sequence ATGACTCCACACGCTGATCACGATTCCTACATTGCCGCGGCACCGGAGCCGTTCCGGCCAGCGCTTCAACACCTACGCGGGGTCCTCGCTCAGGCACTTCCCGACGCCGAAGAAATGACGGCCTACAACATGCCCGGTTTCAGCGTGCAAGGCCGCGTCGTCGCGAGCTACGCAGCGTTCAGCAAGCAGCTCGGGCTGTACGTTCTGGGCCCCGCCATCGCTACACACGCCGAGGAGCTCCGCGCTGCGGGCCTCAAACCGAGCAAGACCGGAGTCACCTTCCCGGCGCACAAGATGCCGGCGGACCAACTGGTGGAGCGGCTGGTCAGGACGTCACGCGAGCACCTCGACGGGTGA